One Polaribacter sp. SA4-12 genomic window carries:
- a CDS encoding response regulator transcription factor translates to MKKINIVIADDEQLFRSGIRFLLEREPNFNISFEAENGKKLVDFIRTTEEFPDIILMDLKMPEMNGVEATKVIHKTHPDIKIIALTSFDGKSFITNMIDVGASSYLLKNTSPKMVVHTINEVYDKGFYYDEKVLTIIHENIISSSGKRIKSDLDKKLLSKREIDVLELICAQKTTAEIAEKLFISPRTVEGHRNNLLLKTQSKNVAGLVIYGIQKKLIEITPDFNL, encoded by the coding sequence ATGAAAAAAATTAATATCGTAATTGCCGATGACGAGCAGCTTTTTAGAAGCGGAATTCGTTTTTTATTAGAAAGAGAACCTAATTTTAATATTTCTTTTGAAGCAGAAAACGGTAAAAAATTAGTAGATTTTATAAGAACTACAGAAGAGTTTCCAGATATTATTTTGATGGATTTAAAAATGCCAGAAATGAATGGTGTTGAAGCTACTAAAGTTATTCATAAAACACACCCAGACATAAAAATAATTGCATTAACAAGTTTTGATGGTAAATCTTTTATTACCAATATGATCGATGTTGGCGCTTCTTCTTACCTTCTTAAAAACACGAGTCCAAAAATGGTAGTTCATACAATTAATGAAGTGTATGATAAGGGTTTTTATTATGATGAAAAAGTATTGACAATTATACATGAAAATATTATATCATCTAGTGGAAAACGTATAAAAAGCGATTTAGATAAAAAACTACTCTCTAAAAGAGAAATAGATGTTTTAGAATTGATTTGTGCTCAAAAGACCACTGCAGAAATTGCAGAAAAACTCTTTATAAGTCCAAGAACGGTAGAAGGTCATAGAAACAACCTTCTTTTAAAAACACAATCTAAAAATGTTGCAGGTTTGGTTATTTATGGAATTCAGAAAAAATTAATAGAAATCACTCCAGATTTTAACTTATAA